TAACTGTTTCAAAGTAatagaaatttagtcactttttacgtaaagataaaatctaaataaaaatacacttaaaaatatgaaactttttttagcataatatgctgaagttcgaattttttacatatgagttctagagttccaatataatatgcgGGAAATTTATATGTTTCATaatccatcatattatgctggaactttctgtgtgctggagttccaatataatatgttggaagtttataTGCAGGAACTCTATAATCacgcatattatgttggaacttctcgtgtttcagcaaaatagcgactatttttcaatgactttacaaactCGAACTATTTTTAATTCTCAGTCCGAAAATTAATTAGCCCATGCTATTTTCAGTCTTTGGGCCTTTCACAAGTATATGGGCCCTTAATCTTAAGTTTGAGTCATGATTTCGGGCGATTTGCACAAATAGGACATTTTGAGTGGCCCTCTTTTCAAGTTTAACAAGTGTTACTCTTTACTTGGCCTATGGGTAACCAGCTTTTGACCTCAAGGATTTACCCATGAGACAAGTGGGTGTCAACAAATCAAGACCATCAATTTTTAAGGTCATTAAATTTATTTTCATGTTACGCCTCTAAGAATAGATCTATTCTGGTGTTAAACAGTGAGAACATTCTAAATTAGGCAAAGAGAAAATGACAATGGTCCAAGTACATACTTCCTAGTATTGCCAAGTAACTTGCAAAATGACTTCGACTAGACTTGTGTGCAATAAAATGGCTTCTAGTTTTCGCGTCAATTTCTTGCTGTTAGACAAGTTTAAACTATAAAAGACTTCCTTAATTTTGTATAATACGATTAAGTATTCATGGTAGGACTTTTCtaatttaaatctgaaattttatttttaaacgcGACAAAATTAATGTCGGAGGTTAAGGACAAACTTCGACCAAACTAATCCTCGGACAGGGATCTGGCTCCAGGTTCCAAAAtgagacaatgatgaatgatccAAACTATGCAATATTCTAAATTCTAGCTCAACTTCAACCATATCAGAGAAAAAGGATAGGGAAGAGAAGGGGTGAACATCAATTCCAGCATCCAGCTGAAAAATCGAATACATTATTAAGAGAAAAGGTAAACTGGCTACTAGAAggacaaaacagtagtaaaattgACACATGCAAGTGACAACTTTACAGTTCGCACCATTGGCGACAAAATAGTGGTAAACTGCAAGAAAGATTGTCTCAGCACACCTCAAATACAACTTTCATCCAGAAGAATAAGTCAACATAGAATGTAAACAAGCGCGCaatcaaatttatttggtatCCTTAACTACCAAAAATTGGTTAAGTGCATCTCCTTTTTATATTAGCTTGAAAGTAATATTCTTTCTCAGAACTGTAATCAACACCTCTCAAAAATTGTCTTTGCTTGTGGTTTTCCAATTAATTGCCACTCAAGCTTGAATTCTAGCAGACACACCTACTGCACTTTCCATTCGAGAGTACCAATCACCGATATGTGTGTTCTCCACCATGTCTCTACCAGATTTCAGGTAGCGGATGGGTCTCAAAACGCCATATACAGCAAGATCAGCCAAGTTTGGTTTAGAGCCACCTGTTAGATCGAAAATGAGTCAAGGCTCACACATATGACAAGGATTTGGTGcaaaaattatcaatcaaataGATTCTGATGTAGAAGTTAAAACAGACCAAGAAAATCTCGGCCCTTCAGAGCATCAACCCATGTTTCTGCAGCTTCATACAGGGCTGCACGCTCATCGGTAATATTATACTTCTTCTTCAATCTCTTTGAAACAAAATACATGGATGCAGCACCACCATACTTGACGGTAAATCTTTCCGTAAAGCCGAAATTACCTGTCCATAGCATAAATAAGATTAGACTGGTGCAACAGGTAAACCACGGGAAAAATTGCTCTAAAAGACACCCACGGCTTCAACTCGCATAAAGGTACACAACATAGAATAAGACCTGCAACCGGACTATGCTAAACAGAGATCAAAATGCAGCCTACAAAAACTCCACCATTTATTATTAGCTAGTGTGTACaagctgaaatattatttatgAGGAGTTGAGAATTGAACCTCCCTTGGGTATCAAGCAAAGAACTGTTAAACTCTCAGTATAAGCACCGCTAATAAATTCCACTCTTTCTCATCTCCATTACGATTCAGGTTCTGATACAATATCAAGCCTAGCTTAAATACATAAGAATCAATAAAACACAGGGAGCAAGGGAGAAAACTATGAGCAAGACAAATTCAACTACAGAGAACAGCCACGACTAGTAACACACCGAGCACTGAGCAGTATACATTTGCTTCATCACATATTTTTACTTTCAAATACAAACTGGGGAGTGTTTTGCTTTGGTCATATTTATAGAGGACGTGACTTCGTATACATATCTTGAAACAGCAGCATTCTATTTCACAGATTTCCATCTTTAATTCTTCAGACCAAGTTTGCAGTGCACGAAGTAATACAACATATGTAATCACTGTTCCAGTTGTAACAGAAGAACAGATGCTCAAAGGCGAGCCACGGGACAACATCAAGACTAGCTAATAAGAAGCAAAGTATTACCGACATCAACTTTAATTCTCTATCCCAAACTTAACTAACTGAAATCTTTTAAGATGGGTAAAACACCAAAAGAGAAACAAGAATTTTTCAACACTAATTAAATACTCGCATGCATCATAGTTTTACTGCCAAATGTATAGAATTAAGTAAAACACGACATCTTGAGTTAAAGCTACTAGTATGAAAGaaggaaaagcaccaaaaagTAAAAATTTCTTCCCGAAACATCTTGACATGTGGTCACCGCAATCAAATCTTACCATGACTAGTGATGTACTCGAATGATTCTAGAGCTTCTGAGGTAGTTCGATATATGTTGGGTGCTAAGACATGCACCAAGTGATTATCCACCCACCTACATTTGCAAGAATAACGATTAGTGGATAAGACCCTCTTACGTAACAAAAAGCAAAAGCTTAATCAGGAAACAACGGCTAATTTCCTATGTCACTTACAGACTCGATAATCTTATTACCAAATATCACTTATCTCAACAGGAAAATGCTACGACACAGTCATAAAACTATcataaatagaaagagaagtgCATACTTGCGCCATTTGCTTTCTTCATCAGCATCCGAGGTAGAATCAACAGGACGAACCTTCTCGaataatttatcaataatatctaTAATCCACCAAAAGGGcaaaagaaatatgtttagacataaccataaaaaaaaaaacaataacaacGAACCCAATGTAATCCCATaaatggggtctagggagggtagtgtgtacgcagaccttacccctaccttataaagATATGGAGGCTGTTTCCGATGGACCCTCGGCTCAAGGCACAATGGAGATAAGGCAACAAGTAGTAAATAATAGTAACAACAATACATTAAGGTAACGTGCACGAATGACACAATATGTAATAGTAAAGAATCATGAATAAGATAACACAAAAATAGTCCTAGTACTACTGGTAAGCCTAGGAGGAACACACTACTAATTGTAAACCTtcaaccctaatcctcgacctccacgtCTTTCTATCGTGAGTCACATCCGCGGTAAGCTGGAGCAATGACATGTCCTGCCTAactacctctccccaatacttcttaggcctgcCCCTACCCTTCCTCAAACCCGCAATggacaacctctcacacctcctaaccggagcatctatgtctctcctcttcacatgcctgaaccatctcagcctcgactcCCGCAACTTGTCCTCCACAGATGCCACTCCtaccttgtccctaataacttcattcctgaTCTTGTCCTTCCTAGTATGACCACagtccacacatccatctcaacatcctcatctcagctacttccatcttctggacatgagacttcttgacgggccaacactcaaccccatacaacatagccggtctaaccaccactccgtagaacttgcccttaagtcCAGGTGGCACACTCTTACACCCCCGAGGTGTCCTAGAATCCATTTCAATCCATCTTCGATGCAAAATTGTCATCCATATATATAGTTATCTTATAGTCACTCCGAATGCTTACTTCACAATTGAGCTTAGACGTTGGATAGGTTGAGATGCATTTTACAATCAACAGTGTATAGAAACTAAAAAGGGCAGTCTGGTGCACAAAATATCTCACGTTCACGCAGGGTCCAGGAAAGGGCCACATCCAAAGGGTGTCACATAGAtagtctaccctaatgcaagcattagtggctgcttccctgcctcgaacccgtgacctataggtcacacggagacaactttatcatttgctccaaggctcccttcCAGTGTTTAGAAACTAAACCAtaacataattatcataaataatttACAGCCATCACACAGGGAGAATGTATTTACTTTAAAAAAGTGTATTTATTCTAGGACATCAGATACCTGATGAGTCCAGCAGAGTTTCACCATCAACTATCACAATAGGGACTTTCTGGTAATCAGACCACTTGATTTCTTTTTTGCTGATGGGGTTGACCTCAATGATCTTGTACGCGATGTCATAGTAGTCAAGGAATGCTGAAAAAGAAAAGTTCCAGGGTGAAGGACTATGGCGCGTACCAGATAATGATAAATTGATAATTAATGGGGGGATGAAGAAAGCAGTGATGGAATCATAAACGTTAACCAGCATGCATTACGACTATTCAGAGATATACATtgtcaaaacgaataaataaacCTTAAGAAAACATTTGATACAATGCCGCACACAGAAGCCtcttaagtggagaagggtagattAGATTTGCAGGCTCACTACCCATAATCCACCGAGTTTCGAACCATGCGCCATTGACCTTGGGGATTTCTTTGTTATCAGAAGTTGTTAGCAATTGTACAAAAGTACAAGAATACATCAAATAGTTTAATGAGGTGAAGCATGCTTTGGCAACAGCACCATGTTAGTGGAAATAAAAGATACTTGATACTCCTTCCATTCCAGTTTACATGACAATATTTTCTTATTAGTCCATTCCAAAAAATTGACATATTTCTATATTCTGCATTCCAGTTTATATAACAATATTTTCTTATTAAtccattccaaaaaaaaaattgacatatttaactttgaacttttcaacttgcccttaatgagaagattttataatcacacaaatgttATTGAATCTTTAAGACAACAAATTTCAAAAGCCTTCCTTTCTTTGTTAAACTACGTGGCAAGTTAAATTGAAACAGAGAGAGTATATTGTTTATGAAGACTTTAAGAATCTAGTATCCTATAGAATAATTATCTAATCCTCAATGAACTATCTCCAAGCTATCCTCTAATTAACAGACCACAGATGAATATAATAGGCTACCTACACTAGACTTGATTTTCTTACAAAAATGGCTTTTTCTTTCTTACTGAGGCGCATCAGCAAAAATAAGtattaaacataaaataaacatcgaTAAGACAGAAATAGCGAAAAAAGTGAATACCTTTAACCTTGTTGCAAAATGGACAAGCTtcatactgataaagaacaataTCCTTAGGGCGTAATTCCGGAGGCACTGCTTCTTTAGCGTGGACTTCCTCGGTCAAGGTGGTAGCCGCCACCGAGAAAAGCACTGATCCGGCGACAGCGTGAGCGGCGGTTCTAGTAGGTTGATACCAATTAGACCTGACAGAGTATTTGCTGCTGCTCGCGCTGTACCGAGCCACAGTAGACGTCCTGTACTGCGGAACTGACACGGCAGCAGCACCGTCCATGGCCCGGCATATGGCGGCGATTCCACTAATCCTCCTCATTCCGGCGATCTGAAATTCGGAAAATCTATGGAAAATGTAACTTTATTCTATGGGCCTTTGTGGCAACTTGTAAACAACTCGATTTTGGGTTTACTAGGGGTTTCAACCTTTGCCACGTGAGCGGGTAAAATTGGGTTCCAGAGCAGTCGGTTCGGGTAAAATGTTGGCCCAACTAACCCTTTTTGCATAATTGACTGTTTGCAACTAGCCAACTAGCCATGGGAATTTGGAAACTGGCtggaaaaatggaaaagaatcgaaaggaaaagggaaaaaaaaattcctttttgtttggtttattggaaaaatattattttccacaTGAATTAATTTGTTTGTACACAAGAGCAAATGAGCGTTGCTATATTTTATTCCTTGCATATACCAAATTACATATATATGAGCCGCTTTTGCTAAAATTCGAACGATTTCTTTAAAACTCActtcaaatatgaaatttttgagtattgAGATGCTTTTGTTATTTCCCATAGGAGGACTCGATAACAGATAATAAATCCTTCTTCCAAAGCGCATCCATTTCATTCTGTTCGCAACAATTTAATATGTTCTTCGAGTAAAAAAATATTAGACATATTTGCTTTGCTatattttattcattacacaTACCAAATTGGAGATATACTTACATGTTATTTGTTTGGATTTAAAATCGACTTAAGTGCTACTctctctgttccagtttatgtgaacctatttcctttttggtctgttccaaaaagaatgactcctttctaaacttggtaataatttagcttaaacttacaattatacccttaatgagaagcttttataaccacataaatactCTGGACCCTTTtagacttgtttaggaccacaaattccaaaaatcttcattttttcttaaatttcgtgtctagtcaaacaggttcacataaattggaacagagggagtattaaAAAATAGATATATCGAGAGCCAGACACTAGAActgattacaacaacaacaacaacaacaacgaaccCAGTATATTCCTATAAATGGGATATGAGAAGGGTAATGTGTATGCAGACTTTAACCTTGCCTTATAAAGATAGGGAGACTGTTTCCGATTGACCCTCGACTCAAGACACGGAGGAGATAAGGCAACAAGTAACaaacaatagtaacaacaatACATTAAGGTAACATGTACGAATGACACAACATGTAATAATAAAGAATCATGAATAAGACATTAGAACggattaatatttaaaattttacaaCATATTAAATTCAAATCACTAGCCAAATTTTTCTTAGTTCTagcttaacaacaacaacaacaacaacaacaacaacaatccagtgtaattccacttagtggggtctggggagggtagtgtgtacgcagaccttacccctaccctggggtagagaggctgtttccaaatagaaactcggcatccttccctccaagaacttctcaccttgctcttggggagactcgaactcacaacctctcggttggaagtggaggttgattaccatcagagcaacccctcttgtctctTAGTTCTAGCTTAAAAATTTGTAAATATCATGTAATTTTAGGGACAAAATACATAAAATTATTACCAATTTAAAACTGTTTCTAACTTGTTTTTCTAATTCTAATTGGTCTATACTTGCTTTCCAATACGAAATGGGCCTTAAGTGATGCCATCCGTCTATGCTAAGGAAAAGGATATTAGTaccgtaaaaaaaaaaaaagggcaaTAAGGTAAAATAAAAACGCGCTTTAAGTCGGCCACTCATCTGCCTATAAATACCCCCTTATGAGGTACCTTAGGCCTATTATTCATCTCCGCCTCTCTCGATAATTTCGTCTGTGTCGGCTCTAGGGTTTCCAGAAGAACTTCGATTTTTTTGCGATTCAATCAATTTTTTCTATTGTATCGCGCCAAATCGATCCAAGATCTAAACGCTACTCATCTATTTTTACgatttgtttttgtgttttcGTGAAAGAGAGGAGGGGGAATTTCAGATCTGAAATCGAAAAGGGGTTGTACTTCTGTGTGTATTGAGGATGTCTCGGTGCTTCCCATACCCACCACCTGGCTATTCGCTGAATACAGCAGCCAATAATGAAGCCTTGATCGAATCGATTAAGGTTTGTTGAAACAAAGAGCACTTGATTTATGTGTTTATGCTCTTGTCCCTGGCTGATTTTTTCGTCGTGATGCTAGAAATAATCCAGCATATGAGGGCTTGTTTAAATCTGATTCTATACCATGTGAATCTCCTAGGAAATAATGTTGTTTCATTGGGTTGTGCATATCTATGaacttcgatttagggtttcatTGTTGTAAATAATGTATATGTCCCAGTTTAACCTGGTTATAATTGGATTAGTTTTAAGGATATGATTAATATTACGACATATATCATAGGAAATCCAGATAATTCGATGCCCGCTGATAGTGTATCTCCTGCCCATGGATCAAGGATGAAAGTTGGAAAAGTGTAGGGACACTTTAGGGTTTAGTGCATTGTTTGAGGGAGAAATTAGAGTAATCCTGTAATAAGACCAGGTTATTGCAGATTTGATATTTGATGGAGTGGTGAAATAGGAGATTTTCTGTGACTATAGATTATACTAATGGGGGCTGCAATATGTTTTTATAACTAATTTAAAATGGGATTTTTTGATGGAATTTTCAGAAGATCCTTTGGGAAGATTTTTGGGTAAAACTACTTTTGAGGTActcttttaaaatcattttttggGGGAATGCGCACAAATTTTCACAACCAAATTAAAAAAACAACTATCCTAACTGTAAATTTCAAAAATATCCATTTGGGTCCAGCTCCCGTAGAAGTGTTATTAGGCCTCTTTCCTGCTTAGACTTCTATTTGTTTCCATCAAATTAAGTTTAAGTGAGATTGTCATCTATGAAACAACTCATGAGCTACTTGGTTGTTGTTTTTAGGTATTCCCTGTAATTTTTCATTACTTTGACATGACCACTTAATAAAGCATGAATACTGCACATTAGTCTACATTTAACTGCACATTTCAAATGATTGTTTAAGCACCTTCAATCATAGGAATGATAAATGCTAAGTCCACAATAAAAGTGTACCCTTTTGTTGAGTTAAGTCCACAATGCTAAGTGCTTGTGTATGTGGTGTTCGTGAACATGTTATTCTTTAATTTCTCCATGCTTTGGTGCTTTTTAGCAGAGTGGGGGTTAGCCTCATCCCTCTTATCCCTTTGCTAGAGTGTTGTATGATTGGACTTCTTTAGAACTTTTTAAGCAACTCAATGCAAGGCCATAGGCCAGGTTGTGTGATAAATTGAACTAGCTGACTGAGTGCTGCGTTACTGTATTCTGTCATATTGATTCAAGTCTATGTTGTGAACCCAACACATGTTTGTTACTCCACACATGCCTCTTTGATGTAATAAAAGATCAGTGAGATCTTAATTGTGCAATATCCTCGTGGTCATGCTGTATTCATCTTCTCTCTCCCTCTATTCTGAACTTGTTATCCTCTGGTGCTCTAAAGCTCCAAAGGGAGAGGGAGATAGCTAAAGcagaaaagaagaaggagaagaagagggaaaagaaagaaaagagaagagaagagaagaaggCAAAGAAGGAGTCAAGTAATCCTGGATTTGACAAAGCCACTCATGAGTCCAAAGGAATGTACTTGTTTAAATGTCTAGAAGACGAAGCTGAACAGTTGGAgagggaaaagaaagaaaagaaacagaagagaagagaagagaagaaggCAAAGAAGGAGTCAAGTAATCCTGGATTTGACAAAGCCACTCATGAGTCCAAAGGAATGTACTTGTTTAAATGTCTAGAAGACGAAGCTGAACAGTTGGAGAGGAGCAATCTCACTGAGGAACATGGACAGGCTGTGTGCTCACAGAATTCCAGCTGCTCATCTGACAGCACCCAGAATAGCAATAAAAGGAAGAGGCCTGCCTCACCTTCACATGGCAACATACAGGCACACGGTGAGTATATTTTAATGTTATTACCATACTTATTAGTTTGGTATTCTGTTGTTTCTGTTGCTTatgtttttgtttctttgtttgaCAATAGGTAGCATTATCCGCATTCGGTTGTCTAAAAAGGATGGGCAAGGTAAGACATCAACTGCCAAGGAGAAGCAGTTGCGAAAACCAGCCCAAAAAGATGTAGAAGTTACAGTCAGGACAAGTGTAGAGAGAGCCAATCCTTTGCTGAAAGCAACCAACAATCAAGGTTGTCCGTCCCCATCAGTTTTAGAGCCAAGTCCATCCACGTCTGGGTGGAGAGACTGTGTTGCTGTAGACAAGGCGGCAACTGCATCATGCTCCAAAGCGCATGAGAACAGCATAGAATTTCAGTACAGGAATTTGATAGAGAACTGGCTTCCACCAAGTCTTCAAACTGAGCATCTTGACGTTGACGATGAAGCATGGCTGTTTCAAAGAAAACCTAAGCATACTCGAGTTGGAGAAAAAAGTGCAGTCAGCAAAGAAGTCAGCAATGATTCAACATGTGGAAGCTCTGCATTATGGCCACGGGCGCAATACATTCATGATGCTGAGTTGTATGCATTGCCCTTCACAGTTCCCTTTTGAGTCATTTCTAACTGTGTATAGTTAGGTTTTAGCTCGATATACTGCCCAGGGAATTTTGTAGCTCTTCTCTGGGAAGCAGCTGTGGTTTAGCCTGGAATTTAGGCACACATAACAACTTTAATTCTTTTTACTTTCTTCAGCGAGTTACATCACTTTCTTAGAGTTCTTTGTGCTGGTTGTCTCATTTTATGTACTCACTGGCTTTTACTACAGAGCATTTGTAAATgaagttaaaaaaagaaaagaaaatatggacACATTTATTAATGGTGAGGACGATTTTGTGCTTGGTATGGAACGCTGCTTATTTATAGTGAACCTAGCGAAGTGGAAAATTACCTTATACGTGAACGGTCAATGCTACAATCAAAGTAAACTATTTAATTTCTTCTGAGTTTCAATGACTtggatttttctaaaaaatctgtCTGGTCTATTTCGCGTCTTCTAATTCTGGCTCTATTCCGAAATTATACGTCATTGTTTCTTCAATCATTTATTTCCCCAAAGCGTAGCTTCGAAACTACGAAGTGGTTGAACTAGCAAAACATTAATCTATTTTGATTAAATTCACTGGGTAATTCTGGAACTTAAGATAATTTACATTAAGTAATTGGTGGCCTTCCTCTAGCTGtagttctagtttccttctaaAAAATGTTTGAGCCACGAGACTTTTTGgggcaacaaaaagaaaaataacagcaAAAGGAAGAACTGGTAAGGATCAAAACAAATTCTTCTTGGTAGGTTGCAGCAGAAGGAAAAATTGATACTGCTGGGATAGCTGCAGCGAATAGTGATGGCTATTGGGAAAATTGTCATGCCATAATAGCCAGTGAATAGTGATGGCTATTGTGATATTGTGGTTAGTGTCAAAGAAAGCACCCAAAGAATACCCGTCGATACTATTAAGAGCATGAAGGAAAATACCAATATATTAagtattttatattaattatttgcGATCATGTGTATAAAATGTGGTAGTTAACTATGgttaaataccaataattataGTTAAATAAAGTAACATGTATCATTTACGGGCATGTTTTTACGTTGCATACGGGTCATCAAATGTTAGTGAAATTATTCCAGTTTTAAGTAGGCATACaatttttggttgaaattgaaaagaaaaagaatgtatTTGAAGTTATCTGAATGTGTCAATTGtatttggacataaatttcacTTGAAAAGGTAGGAGTTTTGCCCGTGAGAACTTTATTTCAATTAAATTTTCCTTATAGTATTAGTTATGTAACTCCAAATTCTCTATCTCAAGTTGAAACTTAGACGATGGAATACACTTCAAATAAAATTGATTCAGAGGTAATGGACCACACTCTTTAAACATCACCGCGTCCATCTCCGCTCTCCTCCTCCTCTTCATGAATTGAAGTTGGTAGTATTTGAAAGGAATGTGTAAATCTAAGTTTAACCCATCGATTAAGCTTGTGAACGAGAATAAATTTGTTTGCAAAAACTAAAAGTTTATGCATTTGGTCCTAATATCGTAAGATTAGCCTTGCAGACTAAAGTTGTGAATAATTTAATAAAGAGTTAATACCAAATCCTCGTAAACTATCATGTTTTTGTCAGTTTCCGACTCAAACTATTCGGTGTCCTAAAAATCCCCCTGAATTATATTGCCCTTCATATTAAAACTCCCTCGCGGCATTTTTAGAGGCTTTTTGATGGCTTTTTTCAGCTGTCACGTGCTCCTAAGCGAGTTTACACGTCATGCCAGGTCAGCAATGAGGATATTTTAATACGAAGGGCAATATAGTTCAGGAAGGTCTTGGGGACACCAAATAGTTTAAGTAGGAAAACGATAAAAATATGATAGTTTAAGAGAATTTTAGGGTATTAattctttaataaaataaatagaatGAAGATAAATCCAAAGCTTAGACTAAACTTGCAACCAATTGAACAACGGAAGAATTAGTCAATCAGGCTAAACGTGTGAACCAATAAGATAGGTATAATGGAGTTACTAATTCAGATAAAACTTGTGACCAATTCAACAACATAGGTAGAGATGTCAAACAGTATGGTGCGGTGCGGTCATGGGACAAACCCGCATACACCTGCGAAGATTTTAACCCGTCCTGCCCCACCCCGCCCGCCAacgcttaatttttttttttcttttttgaatgaaTTTGATAGTAAAAATTAAGATTCATAaacttctttttcaattttgaTAAGATagtattaatttaatttaaaccCAAATCCTATACAAGCACCCCTAACAAAATCAAAGTGACAGTATCTTGCAGTTGTTACCATATCAAGTCTtggtttatctttttcttttcactaCAATTTAGGAAGACTTTTCTAAATTAATGAGTTTTCTGTTTaagtttttgtcttttttttaattacaatTGCTATAAGCTAGGTTGTTTTAACTTCCTGTTGCAATGAGTCGTTTGAAAGTTCAAACTTCAATCCCCAAATCATCAAGAAACGGAAG
The nucleotide sequence above comes from Nicotiana tabacum cultivar K326 chromosome 12, ASM71507v2, whole genome shotgun sequence. Encoded proteins:
- the LOC107828701 gene encoding uncharacterized protein LOC107828701 — translated: MRRISGIAAICRAMDGAAAVSVPQYRTSTVARYSASSSKYSVRSNWYQPTRTAAHAVAGSVLFSVAATTLTEEVHAKEAVPPELRPKDIVLYQYEACPFCNKVKAFLDYYDIAYKIIEVNPISKKEIKWSDYQKVPIVIVDGETLLDSSDIIDKLFEKVRPVDSTSDADEESKWRKWVDNHLVHVLAPNIYRTTSEALESFEYITSHGNFGFTERFTVKYGGAASMYFVSKRLKKKYNITDERAALYEAAETWVDALKGRDFLGGSKPNLADLAVYGVLRPIRYLKSGRDMVENTHIGDWYSRMESAVGVSARIQA
- the LOC107828700 gene encoding uncharacterized protein LOC107828700, with protein sequence MSRCFPYPPPGYSLNTAANNEALIESIKLQREREIAKAEKKKEKKREKKEKRREEKKAKKESSNPGFDKATHESKGMYLFKCLEDEAEQLEREKKEKKQKRREEKKAKKESSNPGFDKATHESKGMYLFKCLEDEAEQLERSNLTEEHGQAVCSQNSSCSSDSTQNSNKRKRPASPSHGNIQAHGSIIRIRLSKKDGQGKTSTAKEKQLRKPAQKDVEVTVRTSVERANPLLKATNNQGCPSPSVLEPSPSTSGWRDCVAVDKAATASCSKAHENSIEFQYRNLIENWLPPSLQTEHLDVDDEAWLFQRKPKHTRVGEKSAVSKEVSNDSTCGSSALWPRAQYIHDAELYALPFTVPF